One genomic region from Sphingobacterium multivorum encodes:
- a CDS encoding amino acid permease — protein sequence MEKQNNKEELKRGLQNRHIQLIALGGAIGTGLFLGIGKAATLAGPAVILGYAFAGIIAFFIMRQLGEMVVEEPVSGSFSYFANKYWGSFAGYASGWNYWVLYILVSMAELTAIGVYVQFWWPEIPLWASSLFFFFAINALNLASVKIYGETEFWFSIIKVVAIIAMIVFGAYLLVSGTGGEQASLSNLTSHGGFFPKGWFSQTADGSFEGLLSAIALIMFSFGGLELVGITAAEAEHPEKNIPKATNQVIYRILIFYVGALIILFSLTPWTNITADTSPFVLVFDKLNGFEFTIFGKTFYFTKIIANALNLIVLTAALSVYNSSVYSNSRMLYGLAEQGNAPRFLSKLNKNHAPINAILVSALFAAICVFINYVAPKNALEILMSLVVSSLIINWVMISITHLYFRKNKLDAHLRTKFPSFLYPLSNYICLIFLIAVLGIMWITGMKLPVELIPAWLILLYVSYVLIKRKKS from the coding sequence ATGGAGAAACAGAACAATAAGGAGGAGTTAAAAAGAGGACTTCAAAACAGACATATTCAATTAATTGCCCTGGGTGGTGCAATCGGAACGGGCTTATTTCTAGGTATCGGGAAGGCTGCCACATTGGCTGGGCCGGCCGTTATCCTCGGCTATGCTTTCGCCGGAATTATTGCTTTTTTTATTATGCGCCAGTTGGGTGAGATGGTTGTTGAGGAACCTGTTTCAGGAAGTTTTAGCTACTTCGCCAATAAATACTGGGGTTCTTTTGCGGGTTATGCTTCGGGCTGGAACTATTGGGTCCTGTATATCTTAGTCAGCATGGCCGAACTCACAGCGATAGGCGTTTATGTACAATTTTGGTGGCCCGAAATACCTTTATGGGCATCAAGTTTATTTTTCTTCTTTGCAATCAACGCCCTTAATCTTGCCTCAGTAAAAATTTATGGCGAGACGGAATTTTGGTTTTCCATTATCAAGGTTGTTGCAATCATTGCCATGATTGTTTTTGGTGCATACTTATTGGTAAGCGGTACTGGAGGTGAGCAGGCAAGTCTCAGCAACCTGACTTCACATGGTGGTTTCTTCCCAAAAGGTTGGTTCAGCCAAACAGCGGATGGAAGTTTTGAAGGCCTTCTTTCCGCCATAGCATTGATCATGTTTTCTTTCGGTGGTCTAGAGTTGGTGGGCATCACTGCTGCCGAAGCCGAGCATCCCGAAAAGAACATCCCCAAAGCGACCAACCAGGTTATCTATCGGATCTTAATCTTTTACGTAGGTGCATTGATTATTCTTTTCTCTTTGACACCGTGGACAAATATCACCGCCGATACAAGTCCCTTTGTGCTGGTGTTTGACAAACTCAATGGGTTTGAATTTACGATCTTTGGAAAGACCTTTTATTTCACAAAAATTATTGCAAATGCGCTAAATCTTATTGTCCTTACCGCTGCATTATCTGTTTATAATAGCAGCGTGTACAGCAATAGCAGAATGTTATATGGACTGGCAGAACAGGGAAATGCACCCCGTTTTTTATCAAAACTAAACAAGAATCATGCGCCTATTAACGCAATTTTAGTCTCGGCACTATTCGCGGCGATCTGTGTATTTATCAACTATGTAGCACCTAAAAATGCCTTAGAGATCCTGATGTCGCTGGTGGTTTCTTCACTGATTATCAACTGGGTGATGATATCCATTACACACTTGTATTTCAGAAAAAATAAACTCGATGCCCACTTACGGACAAAGTTTCCATCCTTTCTATATCCCCTAAGTAACTATATCTGTCTGATCTTTTTGATCGCTGTACTTGGCATCATGTGGATAACAGGGATGAAACTTCCGGTAGAATTGATCCCTGCTTGGCTTATATTACTCTATGTGAGTTATGTATTGATCAAAAGAAAGAAATCTTAG
- a CDS encoding GNAT family N-acetyltransferase produces MEIRTERLKLRSVEKIDLEKIHSLLMYPESALFNPSGFPDGIAHTEQMVEAWSAQFNELDARKDYTFYIETLEGKEFIGLINISVVKLRYRNAEVWFKLVPTMWNKGYATEALNRILTFGFKELNFHRIEGGCAVGNIASAKVMEKVGMVKEARRRKILPLKDGWSDNYEFAILEEEYLH; encoded by the coding sequence ATGGAAATTAGAACAGAACGGCTCAAGCTTAGATCCGTAGAGAAAATAGATTTAGAAAAGATCCATTCCCTATTAATGTATCCTGAATCTGCATTATTTAATCCGAGTGGATTTCCGGATGGAATAGCCCATACAGAGCAAATGGTGGAAGCTTGGTCGGCGCAATTCAATGAATTGGATGCCAGAAAGGATTATACCTTTTATATAGAAACCCTTGAAGGGAAAGAGTTTATTGGTCTAATTAATATCAGTGTTGTCAAGCTGCGCTATCGAAATGCAGAAGTATGGTTTAAGCTTGTTCCGACAATGTGGAATAAGGGCTATGCAACAGAGGCATTGAACCGAATCTTGACATTTGGTTTCAAGGAACTTAATTTTCATAGAATTGAGGGCGGTTGTGCTGTTGGAAATATCGCTTCCGCTAAAGTAATGGAGAAAGTCGGCATGGTCAAAGAGGCTCGCAGACGGAAAATTTTGCCGTTAAAAGATGGTTGGAGCGACAATTATGAATTTGCTATTCTCGAGGAGGAATACCTGCATTAA
- a CDS encoding MarR family winged helix-turn-helix transcriptional regulator, translating into MKIEDEIKVSKFSNEWHRCTVNILYTYNWINNELEQRAAKEGITLKQFNVLRILRGQYPKPATNNLIKSRMLSTTPDISRMIDRMVSKELVSRCQSGGDKRAVDLVITEKGLEILKNLDDEMLMKDLLPNRISEEEAMTLSALLDKLRG; encoded by the coding sequence ATGAAGATTGAGGACGAAATCAAAGTAAGTAAATTCAGCAATGAATGGCATCGTTGTACGGTAAATATTCTATATACGTACAATTGGATTAACAATGAGCTTGAACAGCGAGCTGCCAAAGAAGGGATCACTTTGAAACAGTTTAATGTCTTGCGCATATTGAGGGGCCAATATCCTAAGCCTGCAACAAACAATCTGATTAAATCAAGAATGTTGAGTACTACCCCGGATATCTCGCGTATGATTGATCGCATGGTTTCCAAAGAATTGGTTTCACGTTGTCAATCGGGGGGGGATAAAAGAGCTGTGGATTTGGTTATCACCGAGAAGGGCTTGGAGATTCTTAAAAATCTAGATGACGAAATGCTGATGAAGGATCTTTTACCCAATCGAATTAGCGAAGAAGAGGCAATGACGTTAAGTGCGCTGTTGGATAAACTTCGCGGCTAA
- a CDS encoding ZIP family metal transporter, with protein MNSILLILILFIPAFASGIAVFFVQKKGTSFLKLILSFSGAYLFSITVLHLIPHVYQSNNTSPEVLGIYVLAGFLFQLFLEQFSQGIEHGHIHTDNDHGHHSHRFPIGIMFSLCLHAFLEGMPLAATHQTELALGISIHHIPAAFALGSILISTHLKKNTILITLALFAAMTPFGFLLSKAISAGEVGNIQQYFDKIMAVVIGIFLHISTTILFESGSIDHHKFNKKKMIAVIAGVAIALGSFLFVGEHDHGHDQHQQPHDHEHHDHAH; from the coding sequence ATGAATTCAATTTTATTGATTTTAATTTTATTCATACCTGCATTTGCAAGTGGAATTGCTGTATTTTTTGTACAAAAGAAAGGAACCAGTTTCCTTAAACTCATCCTTTCTTTCAGTGGAGCGTATTTATTCTCTATTACTGTACTTCACCTGATTCCGCATGTCTATCAATCCAACAATACTTCCCCTGAAGTATTAGGTATCTACGTCCTTGCCGGTTTTCTTTTTCAACTTTTCCTGGAGCAGTTCTCCCAAGGGATCGAGCATGGCCATATCCATACCGACAATGATCACGGCCATCACAGCCATCGTTTTCCCATCGGTATTATGTTCAGTCTATGTCTCCATGCTTTCCTTGAAGGAATGCCACTTGCAGCAACACATCAGACTGAACTTGCATTAGGTATATCCATCCACCACATTCCGGCGGCATTTGCGTTGGGAAGTATTCTAATAAGCACACATTTAAAGAAAAATACCATCCTCATTACACTGGCTTTATTTGCGGCAATGACCCCTTTTGGCTTTTTACTAAGCAAAGCCATCAGTGCAGGTGAAGTAGGGAATATCCAGCAATATTTTGATAAAATCATGGCCGTCGTTATTGGTATCTTCTTGCACATATCGACGACGATACTTTTTGAATCGGGCTCCATTGACCATCATAAATTCAATAAAAAGAAAATGATTGCTGTGATAGCAGGTGTTGCTATTGCACTGGGAAGTTTCTTATTTGTCGGAGAACATGACCATGGGCACGATCAACACCAACAACCGCATGATCATGAACATCATGACCATGCGCATTAA
- the feoB gene encoding ferrous iron transport protein B produces MNNPIIALLGNPNVGKTSLFNRITKLNQKVGNYPGITVEKREGQVKANNKVYRIIDLPGTYTLFPSSLDEEVVFNTLVNKESSFRPNLVVVVAEPTNLKRSIILYQQARELGLPAIFVINMIDEAKEKGISIDVQKLEQLLNTKVYETNARTGQGVDQLIKNFDAVPPMYISKFSLPKEADAALEETKRLFPLDTEYHTWQYLAKGEVSFLSKEKNQAIQQIREKHQLRAERLQKDEAILRSKSLDSSLAEIYAKDESFNKNKTNSIDSILLHPVFGYVIFFGILFLIFQAIYTWSGPAMDFIDGLFGDLAAYTQTALPAGPLTDLLSNGIIKGIGGIVIFIPQIVILYIFISIMEETGYMSRVVFLMDRWLRPFGLNGKSVIPLISGVACAVPAVMSARNIENSKERLVTILVTPFMTCSARLPIYIVLIGLVIPDTKLGGFQIQGIVLFVMYLLGIIAALLSAIVLTKVIKSKHKSFLIFELPTYKTPDWKNVALNVWEKASSFVFGAGKIILAISVILWALGSFGPNDKFSRAEEYVTKNNPNLSDGDLEHEVSSYRLEHSFLGYLGMAIEPVVEPLGYDWKMGIGLISSFAAREVFVGTMATVYSLGDEVDIEDEASKTTVLGKMKSEINRNTGLPAYNLASGVSLLLFYAFAMQCMSTIAAVKRETGSWKWTLIQLGFMTGLAYFSALIAYQLLK; encoded by the coding sequence ATGAATAACCCGATTATTGCACTTTTGGGTAATCCAAATGTGGGTAAAACATCTCTATTTAACCGGATTACAAAATTAAATCAGAAAGTAGGAAACTATCCCGGTATTACGGTCGAAAAACGTGAGGGGCAAGTAAAAGCCAATAACAAAGTTTATCGTATTATTGATTTACCGGGAACATATACCCTGTTCCCAAGTTCATTGGATGAAGAAGTTGTTTTCAACACTTTAGTCAATAAAGAAAGTAGTTTTAGACCAAATCTTGTCGTTGTCGTCGCTGAACCTACGAACCTAAAGCGGTCCATTATTCTTTATCAGCAAGCTCGGGAACTCGGTCTGCCGGCCATCTTTGTCATCAATATGATCGATGAAGCCAAAGAAAAAGGAATTTCAATAGATGTTCAAAAGCTTGAGCAGCTATTAAATACAAAAGTATACGAAACCAATGCACGTACGGGACAAGGTGTCGATCAGCTCATCAAAAACTTTGATGCTGTTCCGCCCATGTATATTAGCAAATTCAGCCTACCCAAGGAAGCTGATGCCGCATTAGAAGAAACCAAACGTCTTTTTCCATTAGATACGGAATACCATACCTGGCAATACCTGGCCAAAGGCGAGGTATCCTTTTTATCGAAAGAAAAAAATCAGGCGATTCAACAAATCCGTGAAAAACATCAACTACGCGCCGAGAGACTACAAAAAGACGAAGCCATTTTGCGTAGTAAATCCCTGGATAGCAGCCTTGCTGAAATCTATGCAAAGGATGAATCCTTTAATAAAAACAAAACCAATTCGATTGATAGCATCTTGCTTCACCCCGTCTTTGGCTATGTCATCTTTTTTGGAATCCTCTTTTTAATCTTCCAGGCAATTTACACCTGGTCCGGACCAGCCATGGATTTCATCGACGGCCTATTTGGTGATCTCGCGGCTTATACACAAACTGCATTGCCAGCAGGGCCATTGACCGACTTACTCAGCAATGGTATTATCAAAGGCATTGGTGGAATTGTAATTTTCATTCCGCAGATCGTTATTTTATACATCTTTATCTCGATCATGGAGGAAACGGGCTATATGAGCCGCGTAGTTTTCTTGATGGACCGCTGGCTTCGTCCTTTTGGTCTGAATGGAAAATCAGTGATTCCATTGATTTCGGGAGTAGCCTGCGCTGTACCTGCAGTCATGTCTGCACGTAATATCGAAAATAGCAAAGAAAGACTGGTCACTATTCTGGTAACACCTTTCATGACCTGCTCAGCACGTCTCCCTATTTATATCGTTCTGATCGGACTGGTGATACCGGACACGAAATTAGGAGGCTTTCAAATACAAGGTATTGTATTGTTTGTGATGTACCTACTTGGAATAATTGCAGCCTTGCTATCCGCGATTGTACTGACCAAAGTCATCAAATCAAAACATAAGTCATTTTTAATCTTCGAACTGCCCACTTACAAAACGCCTGATTGGAAAAATGTAGCCTTAAATGTATGGGAAAAAGCGTCAAGCTTTGTCTTTGGTGCAGGTAAAATCATTTTGGCCATTTCCGTTATCCTATGGGCATTGGGTAGTTTTGGTCCGAACGATAAATTTAGCCGGGCAGAAGAATATGTAACAAAAAATAACCCCAACCTGTCCGATGGCGATTTGGAGCATGAAGTTTCATCTTATCGCCTGGAACACTCTTTCCTTGGCTATCTTGGCATGGCTATTGAACCTGTTGTTGAACCCTTGGGCTACGACTGGAAGATGGGCATAGGTCTTATTTCTTCGTTTGCTGCCCGTGAAGTTTTTGTAGGCACAATGGCCACTGTATATAGCCTTGGTGACGAAGTGGATATCGAAGACGAAGCATCTAAAACAACGGTATTGGGCAAAATGAAAAGCGAGATTAACAGGAATACCGGTTTACCGGCTTACAATTTAGCTTCTGGTGTATCCTTATTACTGTTCTATGCTTTTGCGATGCAATGTATGAGTACAATTGCGGCAGTAAAAAGAGAAACAGGCTCATGGAAATGGACTTTGATACAGCTTGGTTTTATGACAGGCTTGGCCTATTTCAGTGCCTTAATTGCTTATCAACTTTTAAAATAA
- the glmM gene encoding phosphoglucosamine mutase: protein MTLIKSISGIRGTIGGRAGEALTPIDIVKFTAAYGKIIVKQSGIKKIVVGRDARVSGEMVSNLVIGTLQSIGVDVIDLGLSTTPTVEIAVPMEKAAGGIILTASHNPGQWNALKLLNAKGEFISDAEGQEVLALGESLDFDFSEVEELGQVHKDYSYLQKHVDAVLALEYVDKEAIKAANFKVALDAVNSTGGTFIPALLDALGVQTIYKIHCEPNGQFPHNPEPLKENLTDLSAAVIEHKADLGIAVDPDVDRLVFMMEDGELFGEEYTLVAVADYLLQHKKGNTVSNLSSTRALRDVTKAHGGEYYAAAVGEVNVVTKMKEVDAVIGGEGNGGVIYPASHYGRDALVGVAIFLTHLAKLGKKASVYRASLPQYFMSKNKITLTPELDIDNLLAKMEEKYKHEDHSTIDGLKIDFENEWVHLRKSNTEPIIRIYSEGPTPEAAEQIAQRIISEIEEIIK, encoded by the coding sequence ATGACTTTAATTAAATCAATATCAGGAATACGAGGTACGATCGGGGGGCGTGCTGGAGAGGCGCTTACCCCAATAGATATCGTTAAGTTTACAGCTGCTTATGGCAAAATAATTGTTAAGCAGAGTGGTATCAAAAAAATTGTTGTTGGAAGAGATGCGCGTGTTTCTGGTGAGATGGTAAGTAATTTGGTGATTGGAACCCTGCAAAGCATCGGTGTTGATGTGATTGACCTGGGTCTTTCAACAACGCCAACGGTAGAGATTGCCGTACCGATGGAAAAAGCAGCGGGTGGTATTATTTTGACTGCTTCACACAACCCAGGGCAATGGAATGCACTAAAGTTATTGAATGCAAAGGGCGAATTCATTTCAGATGCCGAAGGGCAAGAGGTGTTGGCACTTGGTGAATCTTTAGACTTTGATTTTTCCGAAGTGGAAGAACTGGGACAAGTTCATAAAGATTATTCTTACTTACAGAAACATGTAGACGCTGTGTTGGCGTTGGAATATGTGGATAAAGAAGCCATCAAAGCGGCTAATTTTAAAGTTGCTTTGGATGCCGTTAACAGTACTGGTGGTACATTTATACCAGCGTTGTTGGATGCGCTTGGCGTGCAGACAATCTATAAAATCCATTGTGAGCCGAATGGTCAATTTCCGCATAATCCAGAACCATTGAAAGAGAATTTGACGGATCTATCGGCTGCGGTTATTGAACACAAAGCTGATTTAGGGATTGCCGTAGATCCGGATGTAGATCGATTGGTCTTTATGATGGAGGATGGCGAGCTATTTGGTGAAGAATATACCCTAGTTGCCGTAGCGGACTATTTATTGCAGCATAAAAAAGGAAATACCGTTTCCAATTTATCTTCTACACGCGCACTACGTGATGTGACTAAAGCACATGGTGGCGAGTACTATGCGGCGGCTGTGGGCGAAGTCAACGTGGTTACAAAGATGAAAGAAGTCGATGCTGTCATCGGCGGAGAAGGAAATGGTGGTGTTATTTATCCAGCATCTCACTATGGTCGTGATGCGCTGGTGGGCGTAGCCATCTTCTTGACACATTTGGCTAAGCTTGGTAAAAAAGCCTCCGTATACCGTGCTTCTTTACCGCAATACTTTATGTCAAAAAACAAGATCACGCTGACTCCGGAATTGGACATTGACAACCTATTGGCCAAAATGGAGGAAAAATATAAGCATGAAGACCATTCGACAATCGATGGCTTGAAAATAGACTTTGAAAATGAATGGGTGCATTTGCGTAAATCGAATACCGAACCGATTATTCGGATTTACTCGGAGGGACCTACGCCTGAAGCTGCTGAGCAGATCGCGCAGCGGATTATCAGCGAAATTGAAGAAATAATTAAATAA
- a CDS encoding FeoA family protein: protein MRNRTSLDKLKKGEKAVIIDFDSHEIPAKFFELGFIPGTEVEVKHIAPLDGPICLNISANNALIAIRKSEAKVILIDQK, encoded by the coding sequence ATGCGTAATAGAACTAGCTTAGATAAGCTAAAAAAAGGGGAAAAAGCGGTAATTATAGATTTTGATTCGCACGAAATTCCAGCTAAATTTTTCGAATTGGGGTTTATACCCGGTACTGAGGTAGAAGTGAAGCATATCGCGCCTTTGGACGGCCCCATTTGTCTAAATATTAGTGCTAATAACGCCTTAATTGCTATCCGCAAATCAGAAGCTAAAGTCATCCTTATTGATCAGAAATAA
- a CDS encoding phosphatase PAP2 family protein — MIQQLVHIDQEIFLAINQGLSNPVFDWLLPILRNPYTWAPLYLFLIIFFIKTYGKTGILIVAMTLVTFGISDGISSHLIKKTVKRIRPCNDVEFKENVNIRVRCGSGFSFTSSHAANHFSLAFFWIVLFRRRWKHALWLCITWATLISVSQIYVGVHYPFDVLCGAALGILVGLATGYLFKRFVPSFFKTEHV; from the coding sequence ATGATTCAACAATTAGTACACATCGATCAAGAGATTTTTCTAGCCATTAATCAAGGCTTGAGTAACCCCGTGTTTGATTGGTTATTGCCGATATTACGCAATCCATACACATGGGCACCTTTGTATTTATTTCTGATCATATTTTTCATTAAGACCTATGGAAAAACAGGGATCCTAATTGTTGCCATGACCTTGGTTACCTTCGGAATTTCCGATGGTATATCCTCTCATTTGATCAAAAAGACTGTAAAAAGGATCAGACCGTGTAACGACGTGGAGTTTAAAGAAAATGTCAACATCCGTGTGCGATGTGGCTCGGGCTTCAGCTTCACCTCCTCTCATGCGGCCAATCATTTTTCCCTGGCTTTTTTCTGGATTGTACTTTTCCGGAGACGATGGAAACATGCGCTTTGGCTTTGTATTACCTGGGCAACCCTAATTTCAGTCTCTCAAATTTATGTTGGTGTCCATTACCCGTTTGATGTCCTGTGTGGTGCAGCCTTAGGTATCCTGGTTGGATTGGCAACAGGCTACTTATTCAAACGTTTTGTGCCTAGCTTTTTTAAAACTGAACACGTATAA